One Corynebacterium efficiens YS-314 DNA segment encodes these proteins:
- a CDS encoding general stress protein — translation MSTSNAPRSQSSDKTPEDFEYTADPRWKQAIAEYSDYATAQAAVDRLSDAGFAVERVAIVGYDLRVVERVLGRLTKTKAALRGAAAGAWFGLLIGLLFGLFAPGFGWLAIVAISVVAGAVWGALLSFISHLATGGRRDFASLETLEADRYEVQVEAPFAAEAARLLAGKPARPTA, via the coding sequence GTGAGCACCAGCAATGCACCCCGCAGCCAGTCCTCCGACAAGACACCTGAGGACTTCGAGTACACCGCGGACCCCCGCTGGAAGCAGGCCATTGCCGAGTACTCCGACTACGCCACCGCCCAGGCAGCAGTCGACCGGCTTTCCGATGCCGGGTTCGCCGTCGAACGGGTCGCGATCGTCGGGTACGACCTGCGTGTCGTGGAGCGGGTCCTGGGACGACTCACTAAGACGAAGGCGGCTTTGCGCGGAGCCGCCGCCGGTGCGTGGTTCGGTCTGCTCATCGGTTTGCTGTTCGGCCTGTTCGCGCCCGGGTTCGGGTGGCTGGCCATCGTGGCGATCTCGGTGGTCGCCGGTGCGGTTTGGGGTGCGCTGCTTTCCTTCATCAGCCATCTCGCGACCGGGGGCCGACGCGACTTCGCCTCGTTGGAAACGCTTGAGGCGGACCGGTACGAGGTGCAGGTTGAGGCACCTTTCGCTGCGGAAGCGGCACGACTTCTCGCGGGTAAGCCGGCTCGTCCCACCGCGTGA
- a CDS encoding LLM class flavin-dependent oxidoreductase, which yields MGYENPLHLAEEAAALNLLADGRVALSVSRGSPEPAEKGWEAFGYATGEDDPKGAGMAREKFQRFMAAVDGYGMAVAAEDQYPRLYRPGTPLPIFPHDPQLRKSIWWGAGSHNTAIQAAKDGVNLMSSTLVSEATGQSLADLQFDQIQNYRAAWKEAGHDWTPRVSVSRSIFPILTDRDRELFGLQGQGGDQIGIIDDTRTTFGRTYAGTPDELIDQLKQDRAVMDADTLMLTVPNQMGVELNASILRNFAEHVAPALGWEPNTQGRVTGYEF from the coding sequence TTGGGCTATGAAAACCCCCTGCACCTGGCAGAGGAGGCCGCCGCACTGAACCTGCTTGCCGACGGCAGAGTGGCCCTCAGCGTGTCCCGGGGATCACCCGAGCCTGCCGAGAAGGGCTGGGAGGCCTTCGGCTACGCCACCGGCGAGGATGACCCCAAGGGCGCGGGCATGGCACGCGAGAAGTTCCAGCGTTTCATGGCCGCGGTTGATGGTTATGGCATGGCCGTGGCGGCCGAGGACCAGTACCCACGCCTCTACCGCCCCGGCACCCCGCTGCCGATCTTCCCGCATGACCCACAGCTGCGGAAATCCATCTGGTGGGGTGCGGGTTCCCACAACACCGCCATCCAGGCGGCGAAGGACGGGGTGAACCTGATGAGCTCCACCCTGGTCTCCGAGGCCACCGGCCAGAGCCTGGCTGATCTGCAGTTCGACCAGATCCAGAACTACCGCGCCGCCTGGAAGGAGGCCGGTCACGACTGGACCCCGCGTGTGTCCGTCTCCCGCTCGATCTTCCCTATCCTCACCGACCGCGACCGTGAGCTCTTCGGCCTACAGGGGCAGGGTGGTGATCAGATCGGCATCATCGATGACACCCGCACCACCTTCGGTCGCACCTACGCGGGCACCCCGGATGAGCTCATCGACCAGCTCAAACAGGACAGGGCTGTCATGGATGCCGACACCCTCATGCTCACCGTGCCGAACCAGATGGGTGTGGAACTCAACGCCTCCATCCTGCGCAACTTCGCCGAGCATGTCGCCCCGGCACTCGGGTGGGAGCCCAACACCCAGGGCCGGGTGACGGGTTACGAGTTCTGA
- a CDS encoding 2-polyprenylphenol hydroxylase, whose amino-acid sequence MVNVTPRPMRPVTSLIEDNPDVFLTTVMSRLSTLDPLAPTCIPHVDDQTHISITELLAAMLDGVGDEGAVEPGTVEYFRDLARDYRRFGFTPQTFTNLGEAIRLALREVGQDLPFETELFAERAITATTSEMAAAAREAIDDGIPAATGATVVQVERRSRRFIVVRLEADGPLSYFPGQYLPVTTEYLQNSWRFLCPSIPANEWGQVEFHIQTGEDEALRLLAGSQPGDRWSIGLGQGEFGQRLFGAGSALVDASPDAVTDDGEPGDDGDHGDGGGVDKQDDLLFIAYGTGLAPLRAMMFELMTRTHPPRLHFFVGAEYPGELYELMGLWNFAATCPWLSVVPVTTNAEDAWWVQATEASQPPRGLHLPQVGKMAEIVTSVGSWADRDVLIAGPEQMARDIRRALIRRGTPRERIEHLEF is encoded by the coding sequence ATGGTTAACGTGACACCCCGACCGATGCGCCCTGTTACCTCCCTCATTGAGGACAACCCGGACGTTTTCCTCACAACAGTGATGTCCAGGCTGTCCACACTCGATCCCCTGGCACCCACCTGCATTCCGCATGTGGATGATCAGACCCACATCAGCATCACGGAACTGCTGGCCGCGATGCTGGATGGCGTCGGGGATGAGGGCGCGGTCGAGCCCGGGACGGTGGAGTATTTCCGCGATCTCGCCCGGGACTACCGGCGTTTCGGTTTCACCCCGCAGACCTTCACCAACCTCGGTGAGGCCATCCGCCTGGCTCTGCGCGAGGTGGGGCAGGATCTGCCCTTCGAGACGGAGTTATTCGCCGAACGCGCCATCACCGCCACCACCTCCGAGATGGCCGCCGCCGCCCGGGAGGCCATCGATGACGGTATCCCCGCCGCCACCGGTGCGACGGTGGTGCAGGTGGAACGACGCAGCCGGCGCTTCATCGTCGTGCGTCTGGAGGCCGATGGCCCCTTGAGTTATTTCCCCGGCCAGTACCTGCCGGTCACCACGGAATACCTGCAGAATTCCTGGCGTTTCCTCTGCCCGTCCATCCCGGCGAATGAATGGGGCCAGGTGGAATTCCACATCCAGACCGGGGAGGACGAGGCCCTGCGCCTGCTCGCCGGTTCCCAACCCGGTGACCGGTGGTCCATCGGGTTGGGGCAGGGCGAGTTCGGTCAGCGTCTCTTCGGGGCGGGTTCCGCGCTTGTCGACGCCTCCCCCGACGCCGTCACCGACGACGGTGAGCCCGGGGACGACGGTGACCACGGGGATGGGGGCGGCGTCGATAAGCAGGATGACCTGTTGTTCATCGCCTACGGCACCGGGCTGGCACCGCTGCGGGCGATGATGTTCGAGCTGATGACCCGCACCCATCCCCCACGCCTGCACTTCTTTGTCGGTGCGGAATACCCCGGTGAGCTCTATGAACTGATGGGGCTGTGGAATTTCGCGGCGACCTGCCCGTGGCTGTCGGTGGTGCCGGTGACCACCAACGCCGAGGACGCCTGGTGGGTGCAGGCCACCGAGGCCTCCCAACCGCCCCGGGGTCTGCATCTGCCCCAGGTGGGGAAGATGGCGGAGATCGTCACCAGCGTCGGCTCGTGGGCGGACCGGGATGTGCTCATCGCAGGCCCCGAGCAGATGGCCCGGGATATCCGGCGCGCCCTGATCAGGCGTGGCACCCCACGCGAGCGGATCGAGCACCTGGAGTTCTGA
- a CDS encoding carbon-nitrogen hydrolase family protein gives MRIALIQITSGGDKMANLELVRTTATDAAAQGARLLIYPEATSQAFGTGRLDEQAEDLHTGAFATGVQQLAEDLGVVIVAGMFTPADTVEQDGKTLHRVHNTALVTGNGLHEGYHKINTYDAFGYRESDTVKPGNELHVFDLDGVKVGVAICYDLRFPTQFQELARAGAEIIVVPTSWQDGEGKLEQLQVLTRARALDSTSWILMCDQARPTEKRKGPAGIGHSMVVDPTGVIADSAGYEPETVIADIDLSNLQDIRKSIPVL, from the coding sequence ATGCGCATCGCTTTGATACAGATCACCTCCGGTGGCGATAAGATGGCCAACCTGGAGCTCGTCAGAACCACCGCCACCGACGCCGCCGCGCAGGGGGCACGCCTGCTCATCTACCCGGAGGCCACCTCCCAGGCCTTCGGTACCGGGCGCCTCGATGAACAGGCAGAAGACCTGCACACGGGTGCTTTCGCCACCGGTGTGCAGCAGCTGGCCGAGGACCTCGGGGTGGTGATCGTGGCGGGGATGTTCACCCCGGCCGACACCGTGGAACAGGACGGCAAAACCCTCCACCGGGTGCACAACACCGCCCTGGTCACCGGCAACGGACTGCATGAGGGCTATCACAAGATCAACACCTACGATGCCTTCGGCTACCGCGAATCCGACACCGTCAAACCGGGAAATGAATTACATGTATTCGACCTCGACGGGGTGAAGGTCGGCGTGGCCATCTGCTACGACCTCAGGTTCCCCACCCAGTTCCAGGAGCTGGCGCGCGCCGGTGCTGAGATCATCGTGGTGCCCACCTCCTGGCAGGACGGGGAGGGCAAACTAGAGCAGTTGCAGGTGCTCACCCGCGCCCGCGCCCTGGATTCCACCTCCTGGATCCTCATGTGCGACCAGGCCCGCCCCACCGAGAAGCGTAAGGGCCCCGCCGGGATCGGTCATTCCATGGTGGTTGACCCCACCGGAGTGATCGCCGACAGCGCCGGCTATGAACCGGAGACCGTCATCGCCGACATCGATCTGTCCAACCTCCAGGACATCCGGAAGTCCATCCCGGTGCTGTAA
- a CDS encoding alpha/beta hydrolase: protein MTLALKSHELEELAGVLEEIGRALAGQADDRALRWNDLLHLTDAEALVLGIRRLHAHNTTITDTVDQISSVARFLFSAAGLVRALEQHLWVVERWAGISPEAIATLRYLTMMGDLLDFMCARQIGALCTPTAAPTVRALGDVADLPATAIHEFHHMNAPPLIRELADANPDLMLLEVGDGTFAAAFGDIDDAAAVTTMVAGVGSSDPVHWQGNLDRARRIHQATGAATILWSGYTAPAGIPQALSGRSAEVAGRELQTFQESLAARNPDQRRVGLGYSYGSVVVGSAASESREGFDAVILVGSPGAGVEHARDIHADVYAVTGTRDPIGLATTVVNGVHGRDPTSPWFGSKVWESEVTHSGYWDDPGFLDRVRDVVDGQSG from the coding sequence GTGACACTCGCGCTGAAAAGCCACGAGTTGGAGGAGCTGGCCGGGGTGCTCGAGGAGATCGGGCGGGCCTTGGCCGGACAGGCAGACGACCGGGCCCTGCGGTGGAACGACCTGCTGCACCTGACCGATGCGGAAGCCCTCGTCCTGGGGATCCGGAGGTTGCACGCCCACAACACCACCATCACCGACACCGTCGACCAGATCAGCTCGGTGGCCAGGTTCCTGTTCAGTGCAGCTGGCCTGGTCAGAGCCCTGGAACAGCACCTGTGGGTGGTGGAGCGGTGGGCGGGCATCTCCCCGGAGGCGATCGCCACCCTGCGGTACCTCACCATGATGGGTGACCTCCTCGATTTCATGTGCGCCCGCCAGATCGGGGCCCTGTGCACCCCGACCGCCGCCCCAACGGTGCGGGCGCTCGGGGATGTCGCGGACCTGCCCGCCACCGCGATCCACGAATTCCACCACATGAACGCCCCACCCTTGATCCGGGAGCTTGCCGATGCCAACCCCGACCTCATGCTCCTCGAAGTGGGCGACGGCACCTTCGCTGCCGCCTTCGGTGACATCGATGATGCGGCTGCGGTGACCACCATGGTCGCCGGGGTAGGTTCGTCCGACCCCGTCCACTGGCAGGGCAACCTCGACCGGGCCCGCCGGATCCACCAGGCCACCGGGGCCGCCACCATCCTATGGTCCGGGTACACGGCGCCAGCGGGCATCCCGCAGGCACTCTCCGGGCGCAGCGCCGAGGTGGCGGGACGCGAATTACAGACATTTCAGGAGTCACTCGCCGCCCGGAACCCGGATCAACGCCGGGTGGGGCTGGGATACAGCTACGGTTCCGTGGTGGTGGGCTCCGCTGCATCGGAGAGCCGGGAGGGTTTCGATGCCGTGATCCTGGTGGGAAGCCCCGGTGCAGGGGTGGAGCATGCCCGCGATATCCACGCCGATGTGTACGCCGTCACCGGAACGCGGGATCCCATCGGGCTGGCCACCACCGTGGTCAACGGGGTCCACGGCAGGGATCCGACCTCCCCCTGGTTCGGTTCGAAGGTGTGGGAGTCTGAGGTAACCCATTCGGGGTACTGGGATGATCCGGGGTTCCTCGACCGGGTCAGGGATGTGGTGGACGGCCAGTCCGGATAG
- a CDS encoding acetaldehyde dehydrogenase ExaC: MTVYANPGTEGSIVNYEKRYDNYIGGQWVPPVEGQYMDNITPVTGEVFCEVARSTAADVEAALDAAHKAAPAWGRTSVAERALILHRIADRMEEHLEEIAVAETWENGKAVRETLAADIPLAIDHFRYFAGAIRAQEDRSSQIDHNTVAYHYNEPIGVVGQIIPWNFPILMATWKIAPALAAGNAIVMKPAEQTPASILYLMNIVGDLIPDGVLNIVNGLGEEAGTALSSSDRIGKIAFTGSTQVGKIINRAASDKIIPVTLELGGKSPSIFFADVMAQDDAFREKAVEGFAMFALNQGEVCTCPSRALVHESIADEFLELGVKRVQNIKLGNPLDTETMMGAQASQEQMDKISSYLKIGPDEGAETLTGGKVNKIDGLDNGYYIEPTVFRGTNDMRIFREEIFGPVLSVATFSDFDEAIQIANDTNYGLGAGVWSRDQNTVYRAGRAIQAGRVWVNQYHNYPAHSAFGGYKESGIGRENHLMMLAHYQQTKNLLVSYDPNPTGLF; this comes from the coding sequence ATGACCGTCTATGCCAACCCGGGAACCGAAGGCTCGATCGTCAACTACGAGAAGCGGTATGACAACTACATCGGTGGGCAGTGGGTACCACCGGTGGAGGGCCAGTACATGGACAACATCACCCCGGTCACCGGTGAGGTCTTCTGTGAGGTCGCCCGTTCCACCGCCGCCGATGTTGAGGCCGCCCTGGACGCCGCCCACAAGGCGGCACCGGCATGGGGTCGCACCTCCGTTGCGGAGCGTGCACTGATCCTGCACCGCATCGCCGACCGCATGGAGGAGCACCTCGAGGAGATCGCCGTCGCCGAGACCTGGGAGAACGGCAAGGCGGTCCGTGAGACCCTCGCCGCCGACATCCCGCTGGCCATTGATCACTTCCGTTATTTCGCCGGCGCCATCCGCGCCCAGGAGGACCGTTCCTCCCAGATCGACCACAACACCGTTGCCTACCACTACAACGAGCCTATCGGCGTGGTCGGACAGATCATCCCGTGGAACTTCCCCATCCTCATGGCCACCTGGAAGATCGCCCCGGCGCTGGCCGCCGGCAACGCCATCGTGATGAAGCCCGCGGAGCAGACCCCGGCCTCCATCCTCTACCTGATGAACATCGTCGGTGACCTCATCCCGGACGGTGTGCTCAACATCGTCAACGGACTCGGTGAGGAGGCGGGCACCGCCCTGTCCAGCTCTGACCGCATCGGCAAGATCGCCTTCACCGGTTCCACCCAGGTGGGCAAGATCATCAACAGGGCCGCCTCCGACAAGATCATCCCCGTCACCCTCGAACTGGGCGGCAAGTCCCCGTCGATCTTCTTCGCCGACGTCATGGCCCAGGATGATGCCTTCCGTGAGAAGGCCGTCGAGGGCTTTGCCATGTTCGCCCTCAACCAGGGTGAGGTCTGCACCTGCCCGTCCCGTGCCCTGGTGCACGAGTCCATCGCCGATGAGTTCCTCGAGCTCGGTGTCAAGCGCGTCCAGAACATCAAGCTGGGCAACCCGCTGGATACCGAGACCATGATGGGTGCCCAGGCATCCCAGGAGCAGATGGACAAGATCTCCAGCTACCTCAAGATCGGCCCCGACGAGGGTGCGGAAACCCTCACCGGCGGCAAGGTCAACAAGATCGACGGTCTGGACAATGGTTACTACATCGAACCGACCGTGTTCCGTGGCACCAATGACATGCGGATCTTCCGTGAGGAGATCTTCGGACCGGTACTCTCCGTGGCCACCTTCTCCGATTTCGATGAGGCCATCCAGATCGCCAACGACACCAACTACGGTCTCGGCGCCGGTGTGTGGAGCCGCGACCAGAACACCGTCTACCGTGCGGGCCGTGCCATCCAGGCCGGTCGTGTCTGGGTGAACCAGTATCACAACTACCCGGCACACTCCGCCTTCGGCGGATACAAGGAGTCCGGTATCGGCCGTGAGAACCACCTCATGATGCTGGCCCACTACCAGCAGACCAAGAACCTGCTGGTCTCCTACGATCCGAACCCGACCGGCCTGTTCTAG
- a CDS encoding heat shock protein transcriptional repressor HspR, which yields MYVISVAAELVGMHAQTLRTYDRMGLVTPRRARNGGRRYTRDDVELLRKIQRLSQEDGVNLAGIKAIIELGEENRRLKDSLRNLKAENESLKDELRRGRPRGELVHVPRSTALVM from the coding sequence GTGTATGTCATTTCCGTTGCCGCTGAACTCGTCGGCATGCATGCCCAGACGCTGCGCACCTATGACCGGATGGGGCTGGTCACCCCACGCCGCGCCCGAAATGGCGGCCGCAGATACACCCGGGATGATGTGGAACTCCTGCGCAAGATCCAGCGGCTCAGCCAGGAGGACGGGGTCAACCTGGCCGGGATCAAGGCCATCATCGAACTCGGTGAGGAGAACCGCCGCCTAAAGGACTCCCTCCGCAACCTCAAGGCGGAGAACGAGTCACTCAAGGACGAACTCCGCCGGGGCCGACCCCGCGGTGAACTGGTCCACGTACCCCGGTCCACGGCACTCGTGATGTGA